Sequence from the Maribacter algicola genome:
CAGTTTTTGATATGGAACTCCGTAAGTTTTTTCAAGGATATATGCAGTTATTTCAGGTGCAGTGTTTGAGTAATGGAATTCCGTTCCGGGTTTAGAGCTTATTTCTACCTGATGCAATCCATTCCAAAATGCTTTCTTGTTTTCATCATCAGGTGGAAAATTTGGAAAACCGCCTGTATGAGTTATGATATCTTTAATTGTTATTTTTTCTCCTTCGTATTCAAAATTGGGATATTCCTGTGGCAAATAGTTACGAATATCATCGTCAAGCGATATTTTACCATCAAGAACCGCCTTTGCAACCATTGTTCCGGTAAAGGTCTTGGTTACAGAGGCCAGTTCATAAAGCGTAGAGTCGGTTGGTGGGTTTTTCTTGTTTGGATTTTGTTCGCCAAAATGAAATGTAGTTTCTTTTCCGTTATTGTAGAGTGCAATTGAAACGGAATAAATTCTGTCATCATCTAAAAACTCGGTAGCAAAATGTTCGACAATTTCCTCTGGGCTTTTATTCTCTATTGATTTATTTCGATTGCAACTGACTATTAAAAAAGTTACAAATCCAAAAAGTATTGTTTTCTGAA
This genomic interval carries:
- a CDS encoding serine hydrolase domain-containing protein; protein product: MIRNIQKTILFGFVTFLIVSCNRNKSIENKSPEEIVEHFATEFLDDDRIYSVSIALYNNGKETTFHFGEQNPNKKNPPTDSTLYELASVTKTFTGTMVAKAVLDGKISLDDDIRNYLPQEYPNFEYEGEKITIKDIITHTGGFPNFPPDDENKKAFWNGLHQVEISSKPGTEFHYSNTAPEITAYILEKTYGVPYQKLIEEHILEPNEMTNTKFVLNANDKILLIQGYNGEKEPQEHFQNNLWGGIAGIHSNTKDLMKYIKYHLNESIPEVQESHKNFFKTQYDFDIGYHWNIIEFENEICYRHHGGIWGMQNWLMIFPESNIGIAVLSNASFEGTVLSKGIDDRLEELALNIKKEIK